The Streptococcus mitis genome has a segment encoding these proteins:
- the ccpA gene encoding catabolite control protein A, which produces MNTDDTVTIYDVAREAGVSMATVSRVVNGNKNVKENTRKKVLEVIDRLDYRPNAVARGLASKKTTTVGVVIPNITNGYFSTLAKGIDDIAEMYKYNIVLANSDEDDDKEVSVVNTLFSKQVDGIIFMGYHLTEKIRSEFSRSRTPVVLAGTVDVEHQLPSVNIDYKQATIDAVTYLAKENERIAFVSGPLVDDINGKVRLVGYKEALKKAGISYSEGLVFESKYTYEDGYALAERLISSNATAAVVTGDELAAGVLNGLADKGVSVPEEFEIITSDDSQVSRFTRPNLTTIAQPLYDLGAISMRMLTKIMHKEELEEREVLLPHGLTERRSTRKRK; this is translated from the coding sequence ATGAATACAGACGATACAGTAACGATTTATGATGTCGCCCGTGAAGCAGGTGTTTCAATGGCGACAGTTAGCCGTGTAGTCAATGGCAATAAGAATGTAAAAGAGAATACCCGTAAAAAAGTACTCGAGGTGATTGATCGTTTGGATTACCGTCCAAATGCTGTGGCGCGTGGTCTTGCAAGTAAAAAGACAACCACTGTCGGTGTCGTGATCCCCAATATCACCAATGGTTATTTCTCAACGCTTGCTAAAGGGATTGATGATATCGCTGAAATGTACAAGTACAATATCGTCCTTGCCAATAGTGATGAGGATGATGACAAGGAAGTTTCAGTTGTCAATACACTGTTTTCTAAGCAAGTGGATGGTATCATCTTTATGGGGTATCACTTGACTGAAAAAATTCGTTCAGAGTTTTCTCGTTCTCGGACACCGGTTGTTCTTGCAGGAACTGTGGATGTAGAACATCAGCTTCCAAGTGTCAATATTGACTACAAACAAGCAACGATTGATGCAGTAACCTACCTTGCTAAAGAAAATGAGCGCATTGCTTTCGTAAGCGGTCCACTAGTGGATGACATCAATGGTAAGGTTCGTTTGGTTGGCTACAAGGAAGCCTTGAAAAAAGCAGGGATTTCTTATAGCGAAGGATTGGTATTTGAGTCTAAATACACTTATGAAGATGGCTATGCCTTGGCAGAACGCTTGATTTCATCAAACGCAACTGCAGCAGTTGTAACAGGTGATGAGTTGGCAGCAGGTGTTTTGAACGGCCTTGCTGATAAGGGTGTGTCAGTACCAGAAGAATTTGAAATCATTACTAGTGATGATTCGCAAGTCTCACGCTTTACCCGTCCAAACTTGACCACTATTGCCCAACCTCTTTATGACCTTGGTGCCATTAGTATGCGTATGTTGACTAAGATTATGCACAAGGAAGAGTTGGAAGAACGTGAAGTTCTCTTACCTCATGGTTTGACAGAACGTCGTTCGACACGAAAACGTAAATAG
- a CDS encoding bifunctional folylpolyglutamate synthase/dihydrofolate synthase — translation MKEIENNQWIVNYRTDQPHFGLERMVELLALRGNPHLKLKVIHIGGTNGKGSTIAFLKNMLEKLGLRVGVFSSPYLIHYTDQISINGESIPEARLEALMANYESLLEGERGLALQGTTEFEIITALAYDYFATEQVDVAIMEVGMGGLLDSTNICQPILTGITTIGLDHVALLGDTLEAIAEQKAGIIKQGIPLVTGRIAPEALAVIDRIAEGKDAPRFAYGADYKVSYQKSVVTGEVFDYTSVVRQGRFQTGLLGLHQIENAGMAIALLDNFCQEDCRELASNYLLAQAMEETRWPGRLEVVSRTPLMILDGAHNPHAIKALLATLQERFADYRKEILFTCIKTKALEDMLDLLGAMPDTELTLTHFDDSRATDEKVLEEAAKSRNLSYQGWQDFLEQKLTDKKEEKKTVRIVTGSLYFLSQVRAYLMERKNENGYTKD, via the coding sequence ATGAAAGAAATTGAAAACAATCAGTGGATTGTCAACTATCGGACGGACCAACCGCATTTTGGCTTGGAACGAATGGTGGAACTGTTAGCTTTGCGTGGCAATCCCCATCTCAAACTCAAGGTTATCCATATCGGAGGGACCAATGGCAAGGGTTCGACTATTGCTTTTTTGAAAAATATGCTGGAAAAGCTAGGCCTGAGAGTTGGTGTGTTCAGCTCGCCCTATCTCATTCATTATACAGACCAGATTAGCATCAATGGGGAATCCATTCCCGAAGCTAGACTAGAAGCCCTCATGGCAAACTATGAGTCTTTGCTTGAGGGGGAGAGGGGCCTTGCTTTACAAGGAACAACCGAGTTTGAGATTATCACAGCTCTGGCCTATGACTACTTTGCCACAGAGCAAGTAGATGTGGCTATCATGGAAGTCGGCATGGGTGGACTCTTGGATAGTACCAATATCTGCCAGCCAATTTTAACAGGAATTACGACCATTGGATTGGACCATGTAGCCCTACTTGGTGACACCTTGGAAGCCATAGCGGAGCAGAAAGCTGGTATTATCAAACAAGGTATTCCCTTGGTGACAGGTCGTATTGCTCCAGAAGCTTTGGCTGTGATTGACCGCATTGCGGAAGGGAAAGATGCGCCGAGATTTGCCTACGGGGCAGATTATAAGGTCAGCTATCAAAAGAGTGTGGTTACAGGCGAAGTCTTTGACTATACAAGTGTTGTCAGACAAGGTCGCTTCCAGACTGGCCTGCTTGGTTTGCACCAGATAGAGAATGCTGGGATGGCCATAGCTTTACTTGATAATTTTTGTCAAGAAGATTGTCGAGAGCTAGCAAGCAATTACTTGCTTGCTCAAGCTATGGAAGAAACAAGGTGGCCAGGGCGTTTGGAGGTCGTGTCAAGAACTCCCTTGATGATTTTGGATGGAGCCCATAATCCCCATGCTATTAAGGCTTTATTAGCAACCTTGCAAGAACGCTTTGCGGATTATCGTAAGGAAATCCTCTTTACTTGTATCAAAACCAAGGCCTTGGAGGATATGTTGGACTTGCTGGGGGCCATGCCAGATACCGAGCTTACTCTGACACATTTTGACGATAGTCGGGCGACTGATGAAAAAGTGCTGGAAGAGGCAGCTAAGTCTAGAAATCTCAGCTACCAAGGTTGGCAGGATTTTCTAGAGCAGAAATTGACAGATAAAAAAGAAGAGAAAAAAACAGTTAGGATTGTCACGGGTTCCTTGTATTTCTTGAGCCAAGTGAGAGCCTATCTGATGGAGAGGAAAAACGAGAATGGATACACAAAAGATTGA
- a CDS encoding CPBP family intramembrane glutamic endopeptidase yields MKEKNMWKELLNRAGWLLIFLLATILYQIPIGVTAILTLNAVPLLQSGLIVAGISIVVLALFIFGARKTQLASFNFSFFRAKDLARLGLSYLVIIGSNILGSILLQLSNETTTSNQSQINDMVQNSSLISSFFLLALLAPICEEILCRGIIPKKIFRGKENLGFVVGTIVFALLHQPSNLPSLLIYGGMSIVLSWTAYKTQRLEMSILLHMIVNGVAFCLLALVVIMSRTLGISV; encoded by the coding sequence ATGAAAGAGAAAAATATGTGGAAAGAATTATTGAATCGTGCAGGTTGGCTGTTAATCTTTTTGCTGGCGACAATTTTATATCAGATTCCTATAGGGGTTACTGCTATTTTAACTTTAAATGCAGTACCACTGTTGCAGTCAGGACTGATAGTTGCTGGTATTTCGATTGTAGTTTTGGCACTATTTATTTTTGGAGCTCGTAAAACGCAATTAGCAAGTTTTAATTTTTCTTTTTTTAGAGCGAAGGATTTGGCACGTTTGGGCTTGAGTTATTTAGTTATTATCGGGTCAAATATACTTGGTTCTATCTTGTTACAACTGTCAAATGAGACGACAACAAGTAACCAGTCTCAGATTAACGATATGGTTCAGAATAGTTCTCTGATTTCCAGTTTCTTCTTACTGGCCTTGCTTGCTCCGATTTGTGAGGAAATCTTGTGCCGTGGGATTATTCCTAAAAAGATTTTCCGAGGAAAAGAGAACTTGGGATTTGTAGTCGGTACGATTGTGTTTGCTTTATTGCATCAACCAAGTAATTTACCTTCTTTATTGATTTATGGAGGTATGTCGATTGTTCTATCTTGGACGGCTTACAAAACCCAACGTTTGGAAATGTCTATCTTGCTTCACATGATTGTTAATGGGGTAGCCTTCTGTTTATTGGCTCTTGTGGTGATCATGAGTCGGACATTAGGGATTTCTGTTTAA
- a CDS encoding DUF960 domain-containing protein, which translates to MAFTNTHMRSASFGIVTSLPDDVIDSFWYIIDHFLKNVFELEEELEFQLLNNQGKITFHFSSQHLPTAIDFDFNHPFDPLYPPKVLVLDMDGRETILLPEENDLF; encoded by the coding sequence ATGGCTTTTACCAATACCCACATGCGGTCAGCTAGTTTTGGCATTGTTACCAGCTTACCCGATGATGTCATTGACTCTTTTTGGTATATTATTGACCACTTCTTAAAAAATGTCTTTGAATTGGAAGAAGAACTCGAGTTTCAATTGCTCAATAACCAAGGAAAAATTACCTTCCACTTTTCAAGTCAACACCTCCCTACAGCCATTGATTTTGACTTTAACCATCCTTTCGACCCTCTTTATCCCCCGAAAGTACTGGTTTTAGATATGGACGGTAGAGAAACTATCCTCCTCCCAGAAGAAAATGACCTATTTTAA
- a CDS encoding asparaginase, whose amino-acid sequence MPKKILVLHTGGTISMQADASGAVVTSSDNPMNHVSNPLEGIQVHALDFFNLPSPHIKPKHMLALYQKIKEEADNYDGVVITHGTDTLEETAYFLDTMEVPHMPIVLTGAMRSSNELGSDGVYNYLSALRVASDDKAADKGVLVVMNDEIHAAKYVTKTHTTNVSTFQTPTHGPLGLIMKQEILYFKTAEPRVRFDLDHIQGLVPIISAYAGMTDELIDMLDLEQLDGLIIQAFGAGNIPKETAQKLESLLQKGIPVALVSRCFNGIAEPVYAYQGGGVQLQKAGVFFVKELNAQKARLKLLIAINAGLTGPALKDYMEG is encoded by the coding sequence ATGCCTAAGAAAATCCTTGTTTTACATACAGGCGGAACTATTTCCATGCAGGCCGATGCTTCTGGCGCTGTTGTGACAAGTTCAGATAATCCCATGAACCATGTGTCCAACCCACTTGAAGGAATACAAGTCCACGCCTTGGACTTTTTTAACCTGCCAAGTCCTCATATCAAACCCAAGCATATGCTGGCCCTCTACCAAAAAATCAAAGAGGAAGCAGATAACTACGATGGAGTGGTGATCACACACGGGACCGATACTTTAGAGGAAACAGCCTATTTCCTTGATACCATGGAAGTTCCCCATATGCCTATCGTTCTAACAGGGGCCATGCGCAGCTCAAATGAACTCGGCAGTGATGGTGTTTATAATTATCTGAGTGCTTTAAGGGTGGCTAGCGATGACAAGGCTGCTGATAAAGGAGTTTTGGTTGTTATGAACGATGAGATCCACGCTGCCAAGTATGTTACCAAAACACATACGACCAACGTCAGCACCTTCCAGACTCCAACACACGGGCCACTTGGTCTCATCATGAAACAGGAAATACTCTACTTTAAAACAGCTGAACCTCGTGTTCGCTTTGACCTTGATCACATACAAGGCTTAGTCCCTATCATCTCTGCTTATGCCGGTATGACAGATGAGCTGATTGATATGCTGGATTTGGAACAATTGGACGGTTTGATTATCCAAGCCTTCGGAGCTGGTAATATTCCCAAAGAAACGGCTCAAAAATTAGAAAGCCTTCTGCAAAAAGGAATCCCAGTCGCTCTGGTTTCACGATGCTTTAACGGTATAGCGGAACCTGTTTATGCCTACCAAGGTGGGGGCGTGCAGTTGCAAAAAGCAGGCGTTTTCTTTGTCAAAGAACTTAACGCCCAAAAAGCCCGCCTAAAGCTCCTTATTGCCATCAATGCCGGACTAACAGGGCCAGCTTTGAAAGACTATATGGAAGGCTAA
- a CDS encoding NCS2 family permease: protein MDKLFKLKENGTDVRTEVLAGLTTFFAMSYILFVNPQILSQTGMPAQGVFLATIIGAVAGTLMMAFYANLPYAQAPGMGLNAFFTFTVVFGLGYSWQEALAMVFICGIISLIITLTNVRKMIIESIPNALRSAISAGIGVFLAYVGIKNAGFLKFTIDPGNYTVVGEGADKAQATIAANSSAVPGLVDFNNPAVLVALAGLAITIFFVIKGIKGGIILSILTTTILAIAVGLVDLSSIDFANNHVGAAFEDLKTVFGAALGSEGLGALISDTARLPETLMAILAFSLTDIFDTIGTLIGTGEKVGIVATNGENHQSAKLDKALYSDLIGTSIGAIAGTSNVTTYVESAAGIGAGGRTGLTALVVAICFAISSFFSPLLAIVPTAATAPILIIVGIMMLASLKNIHWDDMSEAVPAFFTSIFMGFSYSITQGIAVGFLTYTLTKLVKGQAKDVHVMIWILDALFILNYISMAL, encoded by the coding sequence ATGGACAAATTATTTAAACTAAAAGAGAACGGTACAGACGTTCGTACAGAGGTTCTCGCTGGTTTAACAACTTTCTTTGCAATGAGTTATATTCTCTTTGTAAACCCACAAATTCTTTCGCAAACAGGAATGCCTGCTCAGGGTGTATTCCTCGCAACGATTATCGGTGCAGTTGCTGGTACCCTGATGATGGCCTTCTACGCTAACTTACCTTATGCCCAAGCGCCAGGTATGGGGCTGAATGCTTTCTTTACCTTTACAGTCGTATTTGGACTTGGTTATTCTTGGCAAGAAGCCCTAGCTATGGTCTTCATCTGTGGGATTATCTCATTGATTATTACCTTGACAAATGTTCGTAAAATGATCATTGAATCGATTCCAAATGCTCTTCGCTCAGCTATTTCAGCTGGTATCGGTGTCTTCCTTGCCTACGTAGGAATTAAGAATGCTGGATTTTTGAAATTTACGATCGATCCAGGTAACTATACTGTTGTAGGAGAAGGGGCTGACAAAGCTCAAGCAACGATTGCAGCAAACTCTTCAGCAGTTCCAGGATTGGTTGACTTTAATAACCCAGCTGTTTTGGTGGCACTTGCAGGACTGGCCATTACAATCTTCTTTGTTATCAAAGGAATTAAAGGGGGAATTATCCTCTCTATCTTGACAACAACTATTCTTGCTATCGCAGTTGGTTTGGTAGATTTGTCAAGCATCGATTTTGCTAATAACCATGTTGGTGCAGCCTTTGAAGATTTGAAGACAGTCTTTGGTGCAGCTCTTGGTTCAGAAGGTTTGGGAGCTTTGATTTCAGATACAGCTCGCTTGCCTGAAACTCTGATGGCTATTCTTGCCTTCTCATTGACAGATATTTTTGATACAATTGGTACCTTGATCGGTACAGGTGAAAAAGTTGGTATCGTAGCGACAAATGGTGAAAACCACCAATCAGCTAAGTTGGATAAGGCTCTTTACTCTGACTTGATTGGTACTTCAATTGGTGCCATCGCTGGTACTTCGAACGTAACGACTTATGTCGAGTCTGCTGCTGGTATCGGTGCAGGTGGACGTACTGGTTTGACAGCCTTGGTCGTGGCAATCTGTTTTGCGATCTCAAGCTTCTTTAGCCCACTTCTAGCGATTGTACCAACAGCCGCTACAGCTCCAATCTTGATTATCGTTGGGATTATGATGTTGGCTAGCTTGAAAAATATCCATTGGGATGATATGTCTGAAGCGGTTCCTGCTTTCTTCACATCTATCTTTATGGGATTCAGCTACTCTATCACTCAAGGGATTGCAGTTGGTTTCTTGACTTACACTTTGACTAAGCTTGTTAAAGGTCAAGCTAAAGATGTTCATGTCATGATTTGGATTTTGGATGCCTTGTTTATCCTTAACTACATCAGTATGGCCTTATAA
- a CDS encoding Cof-type HAD-IIB family hydrolase, with the protein MEVKAVFFDIDGTLVNDRKSVLKSTKDAIKIVKEQGVLVGVATGRGPFFVKKLMDDLDLDFAVTYNGQYIFNKDKVLFTSPISKLHLRQLITYAKKEGKEIALGTKDAMLGSKIMSFGLGSFSQRISRFVPSVLTRTVSHSFNRMVSKVVPQKEEDLLHLMNQPIYQVLMLMTPEESEKAAADFEDLKLTRSNPFAADVINQGNSKLEGIRRVGKEYGFDLNQVMAFGDSDNDLEMLAGVGMSVAMGNGSSSVKEVAKHITTSNQQDGIHKALEHFGVLASEKVFVSRDYHFNKVKTFHHMMDERTQEEPRAWDLEGATHRAGFKIEELVEFVRAASPSEEDFDQALLQLHQALDKAADKVAKKTPAQQDLIGQVDALIDTLYFTYGSFVLMGVDPERIFDIVHQANMGKIFPDGKAHFDPVTHKILKPDDWEEKYAPEPAIKKELQRQLKAYERHKERNNTQ; encoded by the coding sequence ATGGAAGTCAAAGCTGTTTTTTTTGATATCGATGGAACCTTGGTCAACGATCGCAAGAGTGTTTTGAAATCCACTAAGGACGCGATTAAGATTGTCAAAGAACAAGGGGTACTGGTCGGCGTAGCGACAGGACGAGGACCTTTTTTTGTTAAGAAATTGATGGACGATTTGGATCTGGATTTTGCGGTAACCTACAATGGCCAGTATATCTTTAATAAAGACAAAGTCTTATTCACGAGCCCTATTTCCAAGTTACATTTGCGCCAGCTCATTACTTATGCTAAAAAAGAGGGTAAGGAGATTGCCCTAGGGACTAAGGATGCCATGTTGGGTTCCAAAATCATGTCCTTTGGTCTGGGTTCTTTTTCTCAACGAATCAGTCGCTTCGTTCCCTCAGTTTTAACTCGGACGGTGAGCCATTCCTTTAATCGTATGGTCAGCAAGGTTGTTCCCCAAAAGGAAGAAGACCTGCTTCATCTGATGAATCAGCCTATCTACCAAGTTTTGATGCTGATGACACCAGAAGAATCTGAGAAGGCAGCAGCTGATTTTGAAGATTTGAAATTGACACGTAGCAATCCTTTTGCAGCAGATGTCATCAATCAAGGAAACTCTAAATTGGAAGGCATTCGACGAGTTGGGAAAGAATATGGTTTTGATCTCAACCAAGTGATGGCCTTTGGTGACTCCGATAACGACCTAGAAATGCTGGCGGGTGTCGGTATGTCGGTCGCTATGGGAAATGGTAGTAGCAGTGTCAAGGAAGTTGCCAAGCACATCACTACCAGCAATCAGCAAGATGGAATCCACAAGGCCCTGGAACATTTTGGTGTTCTGGCCTCAGAAAAAGTCTTTGTCAGCCGTGACTATCATTTCAATAAGGTCAAGACCTTCCACCACATGATGGATGAACGAACCCAAGAAGAACCTCGAGCTTGGGATTTAGAAGGTGCAACCCACAGGGCTGGCTTTAAAATAGAAGAATTGGTGGAATTTGTTCGAGCTGCCAGTCCTTCTGAAGAGGACTTTGATCAAGCTCTATTGCAACTTCATCAAGCTCTTGATAAGGCGGCAGATAAAGTAGCCAAGAAGACCCCTGCTCAGCAAGATTTGATAGGGCAAGTGGATGCCTTGATTGACACGCTTTACTTTACCTACGGTAGTTTTGTTTTGATGGGGGTGGATCCAGAACGTATTTTTGATATTGTCCATCAGGCCAATATGGGGAAAATTTTTCCAGATGGCAAGGCTCATTTTGATCCAGTGACCCATAAAATCTTAAAACCAGATGATTGGGAAGAAAAATATGCTCCAGAACCTGCTATTAAAAAGGAACTGCAGCGCCAGCTCAAGGCTTATGAACGCCATAAAGAGAGAAATAATACTCAATGA
- the folK gene encoding 2-amino-4-hydroxy-6-hydroxymethyldihydropteridine diphosphokinase produces MDQLQIKDLEIFAYHGLFPSEKELGQKFVVSAILSYDMTKAATDLDLTASVHYGELCQQWTTWFQETSEDLIETVAYKLVERTFEAYPLVQEIQLELKKPWAPVHLPLDTCSVTIHRRKQRASIALGSNMGDKRENLKQAIEKMRDRGIHILKESSVLTTEPWGGVEQDSFANQVVEVETWLPAPVLLETLLAIESEMGRVREVHWGPRLIDLDLLFVEDQILYTDDLILPHPYIAERLFVLESLQEIAPHFIHPTLKQPIRNLYNALKQ; encoded by the coding sequence ATGGATCAACTGCAGATTAAGGATTTGGAAATTTTTGCCTATCATGGTCTTTTTCCCAGTGAGAAAGAATTGGGGCAGAAGTTTGTCGTTTCAGCTATCTTATCCTATGATATGACCAAGGCGGCTACAGATTTGGATTTAACAGCCTCTGTCCATTACGGAGAACTGTGTCAGCAGTGGACGACTTGGTTTCAGGAAACGAGTGAAGATTTGATTGAAACGGTAGCTTATAAACTGGTGGAACGTACTTTTGAGGCTTATCCTCTTGTCCAAGAAATTCAGCTGGAACTGAAAAAACCTTGGGCGCCAGTGCATTTGCCGCTAGATACTTGCTCGGTAACCATTCATCGTCGCAAGCAACGGGCCTCTATCGCCCTAGGAAGCAATATGGGGGATAAGCGAGAAAACTTGAAACAAGCCATTGAGAAAATGCGAGATCGAGGTATCCATATTCTCAAAGAGTCCAGTGTCTTGACGACGGAGCCTTGGGGTGGTGTGGAGCAAGATAGCTTTGCTAATCAAGTGGTTGAGGTTGAAACCTGGTTGCCTGCCCCAGTTCTATTAGAGACCTTGTTAGCCATTGAGTCAGAGATGGGACGGGTGAGAGAAGTACATTGGGGACCTCGTTTGATTGATTTGGACTTGCTCTTTGTGGAGGATCAGATTCTTTATACAGACGACCTCATCTTGCCTCATCCTTACATAGCGGAACGCCTTTTTGTCCTTGAGTCCTTACAGGAAATTGCGCCTCATTTTATCCATCCGACATTAAAGCAACCGATCCGCAACTTGTATAATGCTTTGAAACAATAG
- the folE gene encoding GTP cyclohydrolase I FolE, whose amino-acid sequence MDTQKIEAAVKMIIEAVGEDVNREGLQETPARVARMYQEIFSGLGQTAEEHLSKSFEIIDDNMVVEKDIFFHTMCEHHFLPFYGRAHIAYIPDGRVAGLSKLARTVEVYSKKPQIQERLNIEVADALMDYLGAKGAFVVIEAEHMCMSMRGVRKPGTATLTTVARGLFETDKDLRDQAYRLMGL is encoded by the coding sequence ATGGATACACAAAAGATTGAAGCAGCTGTAAAAATGATTATCGAGGCTGTAGGAGAGGACGTTAATCGCGAGGGCTTGCAGGAAACACCTGCTCGTGTCGCTCGTATGTACCAAGAGATTTTTTCAGGTCTTGGTCAAACAGCAGAGGAACATTTGTCCAAATCCTTTGAGATTATTGACGATAATATGGTGGTAGAAAAGGATATTTTTTTCCATACTATGTGTGAACACCACTTCTTGCCATTTTATGGTAGAGCGCATATTGCCTATATTCCAGATGGCCGTGTGGCAGGTTTGTCTAAGCTAGCCCGTACGGTTGAAGTTTATTCGAAAAAACCACAAATTCAAGAACGATTGAATATCGAAGTAGCCGATGCTTTGATGGACTATCTAGGCGCTAAAGGAGCCTTTGTTGTTATTGAGGCGGAACATATGTGTATGAGCATGCGCGGTGTTAGAAAACCAGGCACTGCAACCTTGACGACAGTAGCTCGTGGTCTATTTGAAACAGATAAGGATCTTCGAGATCAGGCTTATCGTTTAATGGGACTATAA
- the folP gene encoding dihydropteroate synthase has protein sequence MMKNLEGVTDMSSKANHSKTSICGIINVTPDSFSDGGQFFALEQALQQARKLIAEGASMIDIGGESTRPRPGSSYVEIEEEIQRVVPVIKAIRKESNVLISIDTWKSQVAEAALAAGANLVNDITGLMGDEKMAHVVAKAGAKVVIMFNPVMARPQHPSALIFPHFGFGQAFTEEELADFETLPIEELMETFFERALARANQAGIAQENILLDPGIGFGLTKKENLLLLRDLDTLHQKGYPIFLGVSRKRFVINILEENGFEVNPETELGFRNRDTASAHVTSIAARQGVEVVRVHDVASHRMAVEIASAIRLADEAENLDLKQYK, from the coding sequence ATGATGAAAAACCTTGAGGGAGTGACCGATATGTCAAGTAAAGCCAATCATTCAAAGACATCTATTTGCGGAATTATTAATGTAACCCCAGACTCCTTTTCGGACGGTGGTCAATTTTTTGCTCTTGAGCAGGCACTCCAGCAGGCTCGTAAATTGATAGCAGAAGGGGCTAGTATGATCGATATCGGCGGAGAATCGACTCGGCCTCGGCCGGGAAGTAGCTATGTTGAGATAGAAGAGGAAATCCAGCGTGTTGTTCCAGTGATTAAAGCGATTCGCAAGGAAAGTAATGTCCTCATTTCCATTGATACTTGGAAAAGTCAGGTGGCAGAGGCTGCTTTGGCTGCTGGTGCCAATCTAGTCAATGATATCACTGGTCTTATGGGTGATGAGAAAATGGCTCATGTGGTTGCTAAGGCTGGAGCGAAAGTAGTCATTATGTTTAATCCAGTTATGGCGCGACCTCAGCACCCTAGCGCGCTCATATTTCCTCATTTTGGTTTTGGACAAGCTTTTACAGAGGAAGAGTTAGCTGACTTTGAAACATTGCCAATCGAAGAGTTGATGGAGACTTTCTTTGAACGAGCACTAGCGAGAGCAAATCAAGCTGGAATTGCACAAGAAAACATCCTGCTGGATCCAGGAATCGGCTTTGGTCTGACCAAGAAAGAAAATCTGCTTCTTTTACGGGACTTGGATACACTACATCAGAAGGGGTATCCAATCTTTCTTGGAGTGTCGCGCAAGAGGTTTGTAATCAATATCCTTGAAGAAAATGGCTTTGAAGTCAATCCTGAGACAGAACTTGGTTTCCGTAATCGAGATACGGCTTCGGCTCATGTAACTAGTATCGCTGCGAGACAGGGTGTAGAAGTGGTGCGCGTGCATGACGTAGCTAGTCACAGGATGGCAGTTGAAATTGCCTCCGCTATTCGTCTGGCTGATGAAGCGGAAAATTTAGATTTAAAACAATATAAATAA
- a CDS encoding Cof-type HAD-IIB family hydrolase: MTKKIIAVDLDGTLLNSDSQISDFTKRTIKKVVEKGHQVIITTGRPYRMSKDFYRELGLDTPMINFNGSLTHLPDQVWNFEKCLTVDKKYLLDMVQRSEDIQADFIAGEYRKKFYITNPNEKIANPKLFGVEAFQPEDQFQPELVTKDPNCILLQTRASDKYALAKEMNAFYQHELSINTWGGPLNILECTPKGVNKAFALDYLLKVMNRDKKDLIAFGDEHNDTEMLAFAGKGYAMKNANPELLPYADEQISLTNDQDGVAKTLQDLFL; this comes from the coding sequence ATGACGAAAAAAATTATTGCAGTTGACCTGGATGGAACCCTACTCAACTCAGACAGTCAAATTTCTGACTTTACCAAAAGAACCATTAAAAAAGTTGTTGAAAAAGGCCATCAGGTTATTATTACGACAGGACGCCCTTACCGCATGTCAAAAGATTTTTACCGTGAACTAGGCTTAGACACTCCTATGATTAACTTCAACGGCTCCCTCACTCATTTACCAGACCAAGTTTGGAACTTTGAAAAGTGTTTAACCGTAGACAAAAAATATCTGCTAGACATGGTTCAACGTTCAGAGGACATTCAAGCCGATTTTATCGCTGGAGAATATCGTAAAAAATTCTACATTACAAATCCTAATGAAAAAATTGCCAATCCTAAACTATTTGGTGTAGAAGCTTTCCAGCCTGAAGATCAATTCCAGCCTGAGTTAGTAACCAAGGATCCTAACTGTATTCTGTTGCAGACCAGAGCCAGTGACAAGTATGCCCTTGCAAAAGAAATGAACGCCTTCTACCAGCATGAACTGTCTATCAATACCTGGGGAGGGCCGCTCAATATCCTTGAGTGTACCCCAAAAGGTGTCAACAAGGCCTTTGCTTTGGACTACTTGCTCAAGGTAATGAACCGTGATAAAAAAGATTTGATTGCCTTTGGAGATGAACACAATGATACCGAAATGCTCGCTTTTGCTGGGAAAGGTTATGCAATGAAAAATGCCAACCCAGAGCTACTTCCCTATGCAGATGAGCAAATTTCCTTGACAAATGACCAAGACGGGGTTGCCAAAACCCTGCAAGATTTATTCTTATAG